In Leptospira ellinghausenii, the following proteins share a genomic window:
- a CDS encoding 7TM diverse intracellular signaling domain-containing protein yields MRFIYLIILSGTLFSCSRWEIQKSISDESFTPQKIDYAIQSGNETNQQKLRWTPIFKNTLSLGFQSEHIYLKIKATNLTSVNKLILDLGNPHLDFIRVFEEGNPEPIKEGGDFIAHSHWDAFSKSIAFELNWPAGETKTLILETKSSSNISYLIRFYSKETFYLKENLENTILGFFYGTIFIMVIYNLFIYFILKEKAYITYSVSIFCNLLLQMYLNGILNQIFTLDHPEIHNRIGSVIVTCSAITGWTFAQQTLNLRDFNPWSNRLIQGLKFIVLFYILIPYAYLPIEIAVRIGNFIAQLFVVSVLVVALVNYSSGNKQARLFLFGWSTLLFGILMYTLMQNGVLPVNVFTIYGNQIGSTLEAGILSLALANKINELKEEKANTQAEALVTLEEKVRERTKTLDESLNLIKKDLNVAKKIQKTLFSDIKTSDPRIHFHSYYQSMSEVGGDFYDLTQVKADYYRIFVADATGHGIQAALITMAIKAEYESLKMIYDHPDDLVFHMNQIFINKYSNIQTIFTCSVCDIDLKNKQLFYASAGHPDQIHQRIYDIKLLPRTGKIIGLMDHTQYRLIEHQIEEGDRIFLFTDGIFEQFNEEKELFGEDRLYEILKENLKLSLDHTMAKVLSELSLFTDGQAKQDDITFIGCEIQSLG; encoded by the coding sequence ATGCGATTCATCTATTTGATCATTCTTTCGGGAACTTTGTTTTCCTGTTCTCGATGGGAGATCCAAAAGTCCATCAGTGACGAAAGTTTTACTCCCCAAAAGATTGATTATGCGATCCAATCAGGAAATGAAACCAACCAACAAAAACTCAGATGGACACCTATTTTCAAAAACACCTTAAGTTTAGGTTTCCAATCAGAACATATTTATTTAAAAATAAAAGCTACAAATCTAACTTCTGTTAATAAACTAATTTTAGATTTAGGAAACCCACATTTGGACTTCATTCGAGTGTTTGAAGAAGGAAATCCAGAACCCATCAAAGAAGGAGGGGATTTTATTGCTCATTCACATTGGGATGCCTTTTCCAAATCTATTGCTTTTGAACTCAATTGGCCAGCTGGAGAAACCAAAACACTCATTTTAGAAACTAAATCATCATCAAATATTAGTTATCTCATCCGCTTTTATTCCAAAGAAACGTTTTATCTAAAGGAGAATTTAGAAAATACAATTCTAGGTTTTTTTTATGGTACCATCTTTATCATGGTGATCTATAATTTATTCATATACTTCATTTTAAAGGAAAAAGCATACATCACCTATTCAGTTTCTATTTTTTGTAATCTATTGTTACAAATGTACCTAAATGGAATTTTGAATCAAATTTTCACTTTAGACCATCCCGAAATACACAATCGAATTGGTAGTGTGATTGTGACTTGTTCTGCGATCACTGGTTGGACATTTGCCCAACAAACTTTAAACTTACGGGATTTTAATCCTTGGTCCAATCGTCTAATTCAAGGCCTTAAATTCATCGTATTGTTTTATATCTTAATTCCATACGCCTATTTACCAATTGAGATAGCGGTACGGATTGGAAATTTTATTGCACAATTATTCGTAGTTTCTGTGTTAGTTGTAGCACTCGTAAACTACAGCTCAGGAAATAAACAAGCTCGATTGTTTTTGTTTGGTTGGAGCACCTTACTCTTTGGAATTTTGATGTATACGTTGATGCAAAATGGAGTCCTTCCTGTTAATGTCTTTACGATTTATGGAAACCAAATTGGTTCCACCTTAGAAGCAGGCATTCTGTCTCTTGCCCTCGCAAATAAAATCAATGAGTTAAAAGAAGAAAAGGCAAATACACAAGCAGAAGCACTTGTCACTTTAGAAGAAAAGGTAAGAGAACGAACCAAAACTTTAGACGAATCATTGAACCTCATCAAAAAGGATTTAAACGTCGCCAAAAAAATCCAAAAAACATTATTCTCTGATATCAAAACCAGTGATCCACGAATCCATTTTCATTCCTATTACCAATCTATGTCCGAAGTAGGAGGTGATTTTTATGACCTCACCCAAGTGAAAGCTGACTACTATCGAATTTTTGTTGCAGATGCAACAGGGCACGGAATCCAAGCAGCACTCATCACAATGGCGATCAAAGCGGAATATGAATCACTCAAAATGATTTATGATCATCCCGATGATTTGGTTTTTCATATGAACCAAATTTTCATCAATAAATATAGCAACATCCAAACAATTTTTACATGTTCCGTCTGTGATATTGACTTAAAGAATAAACAGTTGTTTTATGCTTCTGCAGGACATCCAGACCAAATTCACCAAAGAATTTATGATATCAAACTTTTACCTCGAACTGGTAAAATCATTGGGCTTATGGATCATACCCAATATAGACTCATTGAACACCAAATTGAAGAAGGTGATCGGATCTTTTTATTCACGGATGGAATCTTTGAACAATTCAATGAAGAAAAAGAACTCTTTGGTGAAGATAGACTCTACGAAATATTAAAAGAAAACTTAAAACTAAGCTTAGACCATACAATGGCAAAAGTGTTAAGTGAACTCTCTTTGTTCACTGATGGACAAGCAAAACAAGACGACATTACATTTATCGGTTGCGAAATTCAAAGTCTCGGTTGA
- a CDS encoding gamma carbonic anhydrase family protein: protein MSYNQIPNFTKPFIHPNATAFGMIEFGISVSIWPGAVVRADMNKIKLGDYVNIQDNSTLHTDSTSPISIGEWTLVGHNVMIHGCKIGKGVLVGIGSIVLDNAEIGDGSQIAAGCMIRGGKKIPPRSLVVPNGSDIKIFPGKAKPELTVAGCIEYAHLSVRFAQNIFVPFQKEEEVHFVSQAKEILTKLGI, encoded by the coding sequence ATGTCCTACAATCAAATTCCTAATTTCACAAAACCTTTCATCCATCCAAACGCTACAGCTTTTGGGATGATAGAATTTGGTATTTCTGTTTCGATTTGGCCTGGTGCGGTTGTTCGTGCTGACATGAACAAAATCAAACTGGGAGATTATGTGAACATCCAAGATAATTCCACATTACATACAGATTCAACAAGTCCTATCTCTATCGGCGAATGGACATTAGTTGGTCATAATGTCATGATCCATGGATGCAAAATAGGAAAAGGAGTATTAGTCGGAATTGGGTCCATTGTTTTGGATAATGCTGAAATAGGAGATGGATCTCAAATCGCGGCAGGATGTATGATCCGTGGAGGGAAAAAAATACCACCACGTTCACTTGTTGTACCCAATGGTTCCGATATTAAAATTTTCCCTGGAAAGGCAAAACCTGAATTAACAGTAGCCGGTTGTATTGAGTATGCACATCTTTCCGTACGTTTTGCACAAAATATTTTTGTACCATTTCAAAAAGAAGAAGAAGTACATTTTGTATCACAAGCCAAAGAAATTCTGACAAAACTTGGAATCTAA